From the Desulfosoma sp. genome, one window contains:
- a CDS encoding response regulator, whose product MGSAKRILVIDDDPEICQAMEAILTDNGYEVLTATDTVRGEALLQESKPDLLILDIMMATMQEGLDFAAKIKKKEGPYGLPILIVSGRPASEKGYQRSVEEDLDWIAADVFMEKPVDPEDLLRNVESLVSRRKA is encoded by the coding sequence ATGGGCAGCGCCAAAAGAATCCTGGTCATTGACGATGATCCTGAAATTTGTCAGGCTATGGAAGCCATACTCACGGACAACGGCTACGAGGTGCTGACGGCCACGGACACGGTTCGGGGCGAGGCCCTTTTGCAAGAAAGCAAGCCGGATCTCCTTATCCTGGATATCATGATGGCCACCATGCAGGAAGGTTTGGATTTTGCCGCAAAAATAAAGAAAAAAGAAGGACCTTACGGCCTTCCGATTCTCATTGTTTCCGGCAGACCGGCTTCGGAAAAGGGATACCAACGTTCGGTAGAAGAGGACCTCGACTGGATCGCGGCGGATGTCTTTATGGAAAAGCCTGTGGATCCCGAAGACTTGTTGCGGAACGTGGAAAGTCTCGTGTCACGTCGAAAAGCCTAA
- a CDS encoding ATP-binding protein gives MWYRSLGFKLIFVVGAVTAVVLVVFFFGTLQTQSRETLDEMVRSVHLASELVSRSLRYDMLQYQPERLHRAIDTIGGHERIEKVRIFNAMGQIIYSSDKAEMGTYLDKSAEQCYACHTREEPFERLDTSKRIRIFQSEAGYRVLGMINPIYNEPDCFSGSCHVHPPDQKVLGVLDIDVSLEGMDRALERMRTHMLLLACCAVVAIAAVIVVLIHRFLNRPLHHLLQGIERVGSGDLSTPIVVHSNDEIGALAKAFNIMTERLRVSERELRDSEAKYRSLFENDPNPIFVLDLESFRILDVNIRAVETYGYTQEEFLAMSFLDLADEKDAQKIRELATRACIFLPRVRHRRKSGDHLYVNIHSCPRLHLGRDVIIANIADITDRVQTEAQLIQAAKMATLGEMSAGVAHELNQPLNAIRIGCEFFLKKVRRSEPIDGETMARVAAQMVEQVERASGIINHLREFGRKTDAFEMEPVDINRPIQDVFTVLGQQLRLRQIHVELDLAEGLPPVLGVSNRLEQVFLNLVMNARDAMEEKRERSEVKNEEMVLHIRSALEGDHVIVTIRDTGIGIPETIRDRIFEPFFTTKEVGRGTGLGLSISYGIVKECGGSIEVESEEGRGTTFRLIFPAYREAGAWAGWRAVSS, from the coding sequence ATGTGGTACCGATCCCTTGGCTTCAAACTTATCTTTGTTGTTGGAGCCGTCACGGCGGTTGTGTTGGTGGTGTTTTTCTTCGGAACGCTGCAAACACAAAGCCGTGAAACTCTCGACGAAATGGTGCGAAGCGTCCATTTGGCCAGCGAACTCGTGAGTCGGTCTTTGCGCTACGACATGCTGCAGTATCAGCCAGAGCGATTGCATCGTGCCATCGATACCATTGGAGGGCACGAGAGGATTGAAAAAGTGCGCATCTTCAATGCCATGGGTCAAATCATCTACTCTTCGGACAAGGCGGAAATGGGCACCTATTTGGACAAGTCAGCGGAACAATGCTATGCGTGCCACACGAGAGAGGAGCCTTTTGAGCGGCTGGACACTTCCAAAAGGATCCGTATTTTTCAATCCGAAGCCGGCTATCGTGTGCTGGGCATGATCAATCCCATTTACAATGAGCCAGATTGTTTCAGTGGATCCTGCCACGTGCATCCTCCGGATCAAAAAGTGCTTGGGGTTTTGGATATCGACGTGAGTTTGGAGGGCATGGACCGAGCCCTAGAACGTATGCGCACCCACATGCTTCTTCTGGCCTGTTGCGCCGTCGTAGCCATTGCCGCCGTTATTGTGGTGCTCATTCACCGCTTTCTCAACCGTCCCTTGCACCACCTTTTGCAAGGGATCGAGCGCGTAGGCTCGGGGGACCTCTCCACGCCCATCGTGGTCCATTCCAACGATGAAATCGGGGCCTTGGCCAAGGCTTTCAACATCATGACGGAACGACTGCGGGTTTCTGAAAGAGAGCTACGGGATTCAGAGGCCAAGTACCGTTCCCTGTTTGAAAATGATCCCAATCCGATTTTCGTGTTGGACCTGGAAAGCTTTCGTATTTTGGATGTGAACATTCGAGCCGTGGAAACATACGGGTACACGCAGGAAGAGTTCCTGGCCATGTCTTTTTTGGATTTGGCCGATGAAAAGGATGCTCAAAAGATTCGAGAATTGGCGACTCGAGCTTGTATCTTTCTTCCTCGAGTGCGGCACCGACGAAAGAGCGGGGATCATCTATATGTGAACATTCATTCCTGCCCTCGGTTACATCTCGGCCGGGATGTTATTATCGCCAATATCGCTGATATTACGGATCGCGTGCAAACCGAAGCCCAGCTGATTCAGGCCGCCAAGATGGCCACCCTGGGTGAAATGTCCGCGGGTGTGGCTCATGAGCTGAACCAGCCCTTGAACGCCATTCGCATCGGGTGTGAGTTTTTCCTCAAGAAAGTGCGCCGTTCGGAGCCCATCGACGGGGAAACCATGGCCAGAGTCGCTGCGCAGATGGTGGAACAAGTGGAGCGGGCTTCTGGAATTATCAATCATTTGCGGGAATTCGGTCGCAAAACCGATGCCTTTGAAATGGAACCCGTGGATATCAACCGTCCTATTCAAGACGTCTTCACGGTGCTTGGGCAACAACTTCGTTTGCGCCAGATCCACGTGGAGTTGGATTTGGCGGAAGGGCTTCCTCCTGTCTTGGGTGTCTCCAACCGTTTGGAACAGGTGTTTCTTAATCTGGTGATGAACGCTCGGGACGCCATGGAAGAAAAAAGAGAAAGAAGTGAAGTGAAGAACGAGGAAATGGTTCTGCACATACGAAGTGCTCTAGAAGGAGATCATGTGATCGTGACGATTCGGGATACGGGCATAGGCATTCCAGAAACAATTCGAGATCGTATCTTTGAGCCTTTCTTTACCACCAAGGAAGTCGGCCGAGGTACGGGTCTTGGGCTTTCCATCAGTTACGGCATTGTCAAGGAATGCGGAGGCAGCATCGAAGTGGAGAGTGAAGAGGGACGAGGAACAACCTTTCGTCTGATCTTTCCTGCATACCGAGAAGCGGGAGCTTGGGCGGGATGGCGGGCCGTTTCTTCGTGA
- a CDS encoding response regulator, with protein sequence MQRILVVDDEESTRDLLSLTLQSDGYEVVCAEDGFSAMEICKNHSPHIVLTDIKMPGMDGIELLRRIKHLNPDIEVIMITGHGQLELAIQALQLDASDFINKPISDQALSVALRRAKQKIWMREKLREYTENLECMLKQATDEIRKRYDFEHRLIHTSMDGIIANDREGNIILFNEGASRIYGYSREEAICGLKVTSLYPEGEARRVKKLIYSQEYGGPGYLVNYETTARTKDGRLVPILLSAALLYEDGEEVGTVGYFKDLTEVKELQARLLEQTRLAAMGEAMAEVAHGVKNILYGMKLGAYMVEKALSHGERERLEKGWHMVRKNIERIARLSLEMLDYARGKSRRREAISINDIIKDVLQSLEKQAQGEGILLQRELARELPFIFGDSEAFHSCVLNLITNALESFGEESVEKRVTVRTLIQENRWICVEVEDTGRGIPIEVQEKIFRPLFTTKGARGTGLGLAIVQKIVHELGGVVDFHTTPGHGTTFNLRFPLPTGE encoded by the coding sequence ATGCAGAGGATTTTGGTGGTGGACGATGAGGAAAGCACGCGGGATTTGCTGTCATTGACGCTGCAAAGCGACGGCTATGAAGTTGTGTGCGCGGAAGACGGCTTCAGCGCCATGGAGATCTGCAAAAACCATTCGCCCCATATCGTCCTCACCGACATCAAGATGCCGGGGATGGATGGTATTGAGCTCTTGCGGCGCATCAAACACCTGAATCCCGACATTGAAGTCATCATGATCACAGGACACGGCCAGCTGGAGTTGGCTATCCAAGCACTGCAGCTGGATGCCTCGGATTTCATCAACAAGCCCATCAGCGATCAGGCCTTGAGTGTTGCGTTGCGGCGTGCAAAGCAAAAGATTTGGATGCGAGAAAAACTTCGAGAATACACGGAAAACTTGGAATGCATGCTTAAACAAGCCACCGATGAGATTCGCAAACGCTACGACTTTGAACACCGTCTTATTCATACATCCATGGACGGCATCATTGCCAACGACCGGGAAGGCAACATCATTCTTTTCAATGAGGGGGCGTCGCGCATCTACGGGTACAGTCGAGAAGAGGCGATCTGCGGACTCAAAGTCACATCTCTCTATCCCGAAGGCGAGGCGCGCCGTGTCAAAAAATTGATTTATTCTCAAGAATACGGAGGACCGGGTTATCTGGTTAATTATGAAACCACGGCAAGAACCAAGGACGGGCGTCTTGTGCCCATTCTTCTTTCGGCGGCGCTTCTTTATGAAGACGGCGAAGAAGTAGGGACCGTCGGTTATTTCAAGGACTTGACTGAGGTCAAAGAGCTTCAAGCCCGTTTGCTTGAACAAACCCGGCTGGCGGCCATGGGCGAAGCCATGGCGGAAGTGGCTCACGGTGTGAAAAACATTCTTTATGGCATGAAGCTTGGCGCCTACATGGTAGAGAAGGCTCTGAGTCATGGCGAACGGGAGCGGTTGGAAAAGGGCTGGCACATGGTGCGAAAGAACATAGAGCGCATCGCACGCCTGAGCCTGGAAATGCTGGATTATGCGCGTGGGAAAAGCCGGCGCCGGGAAGCCATATCGATCAATGATATAATCAAAGATGTGCTGCAATCCCTCGAAAAGCAGGCGCAGGGGGAAGGCATTCTTTTGCAGCGGGAGCTTGCCCGTGAGCTTCCTTTCATTTTTGGGGATTCGGAGGCCTTTCATTCCTGTGTGTTGAACCTCATCACCAATGCCCTGGAATCCTTTGGTGAAGAGAGTGTCGAAAAGCGCGTCACCGTGAGAACTCTTATTCAAGAGAACCGTTGGATTTGTGTGGAGGTGGAGGATACGGGACGAGGAATTCCCATCGAGGTGCAGGAAAAAATTTTTCGCCCTCTGTTCACGACCAAGGGGGCTCGAGGCACAGGCTTAGGGCTGGCTATCGTGCAGAAGATCGTTCACGAACTGGGAGGCGTGGTGGATTTTCATACCACGCCGGGTCATGGCACCACCTTTAACTTGCGTTTTCCTCTTCCCACAGGGGAATAA
- a CDS encoding amino acid ABC transporter permease, which yields MWLYYLKQLMESFPFFLKGLWMTVAVSGLSLLMGTVIGGAAGVVRASRVPVLGKFLFAYVDFMRGTPFLVQVFIIFFILPEWGLHLDAFTAAVVSLTLYAGAYICEIVAGGITAVPSGQSEAAKASGLNWFQRMRYVILPQAMKTILPPLVGQYVLLIKDSSVVSVIGVTDVTRVGWFTVQRIPEGLMVFGLVGLLYFAVCYPLIHLANHLEKKLRSDFGGL from the coding sequence ATGTGGCTCTACTACCTCAAGCAGCTTATGGAGAGCTTTCCCTTTTTCCTAAAGGGCCTTTGGATGACCGTGGCTGTTTCCGGCCTGAGCCTTCTCATGGGCACGGTCATCGGAGGGGCGGCGGGTGTGGTTCGAGCCTCGCGAGTGCCGGTTTTAGGAAAATTCCTGTTCGCCTACGTTGATTTCATGCGAGGCACCCCCTTTCTGGTGCAGGTTTTTATCATCTTTTTTATCTTGCCCGAATGGGGGCTTCACCTGGACGCCTTTACGGCTGCTGTGGTGAGCCTGACCCTTTACGCAGGGGCTTATATTTGCGAGATCGTAGCCGGTGGCATCACCGCCGTGCCTTCAGGTCAGTCGGAAGCGGCCAAAGCTTCGGGGTTGAACTGGTTTCAACGCATGCGCTACGTGATTTTGCCTCAGGCCATGAAAACCATTTTACCGCCTTTGGTGGGCCAATACGTGCTGCTTATCAAGGATTCATCGGTGGTTTCCGTGATCGGGGTCACCGATGTCACCCGTGTTGGCTGGTTCACTGTCCAACGTATTCCGGAAGGGCTCATGGTCTTTGGTTTGGTAGGGCTTTTGTATTTCGCTGTCTGTTACCCATTGATTCATCTGGCCAACCATCTGGAAAAAAAGCTTCGATCTGACTTCGGAGGGCTCTAA
- a CDS encoding amino acid ABC transporter permease, which produces MLEAFNFRVLLDYMPLFLKGLWATAWLSVLSLVGALLVGILACGARLSRLRLLSMAVGAYIETIRATPLLAQLYFFYFGLPSLGIRLPEHQTGILALSLNSGAYMAEIIRAGVLSVSWGQIEAGMAYGLTYLQRMRYIVLPQALGITIPPLLGQAIVLVKDSALLSLISVFELTRAGQIITSERFMPAEGFFTTALLYLLIYYALKTFSTWWQKRLIFVQPA; this is translated from the coding sequence ATGCTGGAAGCCTTTAACTTTCGAGTGCTGCTTGATTATATGCCGCTCTTTTTGAAGGGACTGTGGGCCACGGCGTGGCTTTCGGTCCTTTCCCTTGTGGGTGCCTTGTTGGTAGGCATTCTGGCCTGCGGCGCTCGATTGTCACGGCTTCGCCTTCTTTCGATGGCAGTGGGAGCCTACATCGAAACCATTCGTGCCACACCTCTTTTGGCACAACTTTACTTCTTCTATTTCGGGCTGCCGAGCCTCGGGATTCGGCTGCCCGAACACCAAACAGGCATTCTGGCCCTTTCGCTCAACAGTGGAGCGTATATGGCTGAAATCATTCGAGCTGGAGTGCTTTCGGTGTCTTGGGGACAAATCGAAGCCGGGATGGCCTATGGGCTCACCTATCTGCAACGCATGCGCTATATCGTGCTACCTCAGGCTCTGGGTATCACGATTCCGCCGCTTCTCGGCCAGGCGATTGTGCTTGTCAAAGACAGCGCTCTTTTGTCTCTCATCTCCGTTTTTGAACTCACTCGAGCCGGCCAGATCATCACCTCCGAGCGGTTTATGCCCGCCGAAGGCTTTTTTACCACGGCCCTGCTGTATCTGCTGATTTACTATGCACTTAAAACCTTTTCGACTTGGTGGCAAAAGAGGCTCATCTTCGTTCAACCGGCATAG
- a CDS encoding ABC transporter substrate-binding protein, protein MKRWATGLWTLGLVAAFFCGLIPSAAADTLQEIIQRGELRVAVQTQGPPFSFVDKNGVRTGSSVEFCKLMAQEMGVKVTFLDYDWDGLIPALLSKKADLLAADMTATLKRALKVSFTDPFYYTGAVVFAKKGSAFKSIEDCNKENVTIAVLLGSTGEAEAKRFFPKANIKSYKGGGPLLINAVLAGHADIGVNDETAVVGQMQEFPPDSIEILPIRLSKEPLAFAVRPEDTHLLQWINLFFQWIREDGRYDANINYWVKSLDWKKDH, encoded by the coding sequence ATGAAACGATGGGCGACAGGGCTGTGGACCTTGGGCTTGGTGGCGGCGTTTTTTTGCGGACTGATCCCCTCCGCGGCGGCCGACACTCTTCAAGAGATCATTCAACGTGGTGAGCTTCGCGTCGCGGTCCAGACACAAGGACCTCCTTTCAGTTTCGTGGATAAAAACGGTGTCCGCACAGGCAGTTCCGTGGAATTCTGCAAGCTTATGGCCCAGGAAATGGGAGTTAAGGTGACTTTCCTGGACTATGACTGGGACGGCCTTATTCCAGCGCTGCTTTCTAAAAAGGCCGATCTTTTGGCCGCCGACATGACGGCCACCCTGAAGCGGGCTCTCAAGGTCTCCTTTACCGATCCTTTCTACTACACCGGAGCGGTGGTGTTTGCCAAAAAAGGAAGCGCTTTCAAAAGCATCGAAGATTGTAACAAGGAAAACGTGACCATCGCGGTGCTTTTGGGAAGCACGGGGGAAGCGGAAGCCAAACGCTTCTTTCCCAAAGCCAACATTAAATCTTACAAGGGCGGAGGCCCGCTGCTCATCAATGCCGTTCTGGCAGGACATGCCGATATCGGCGTGAACGACGAAACCGCCGTGGTGGGTCAGATGCAGGAATTTCCTCCCGACAGCATCGAAATCCTTCCCATTCGACTTTCCAAGGAACCCTTGGCCTTTGCAGTACGCCCGGAAGACACCCACCTGCTGCAATGGATTAACCTCTTCTTTCAGTGGATTCGAGAAGACGGCCGCTATGACGCCAATATCAACTACTGGGTGAAATCCTTGGATTGGAAGAAGGACCACTGA
- a CDS encoding alanine dehydrogenase yields the protein MHLGIPKEVKPQEYRVAVVPENVSELVQAGHQVTVQCGAGEGAGFSDETYRKAGAHLVETAAEVSQAADLVVKVKEPVEEEFGIFRTGQILFCFLHSETRPKLVDMLLEKRLTAIAFENVREPDGSFPLLRPMSIIAGQQAVLQGMQFLWNHRGGVGKSLVAYPGLETPVVVVLGAGEAGRQAARVASALGCRVHVFEINQRSIRFFSENAPSNVHLHNPNVVDLAPYVMTADMVINTATVPPQSDRHLIDRNLLRRMKKGSIIVDVTANLRGAVETIDRYTTHTDPVWEVDGILHYAVTNIPGTVAQTASQALALEVFPYLRVLADHGIPEAFRRHPSLLEGVTAINGLLTWHEAGTFQKRPWMPPQEALNRL from the coding sequence ATGCATCTGGGAATTCCTAAGGAAGTCAAGCCACAGGAGTATCGGGTGGCGGTGGTGCCGGAAAACGTTTCGGAACTGGTCCAAGCCGGCCATCAGGTGACGGTCCAGTGCGGCGCCGGCGAGGGCGCCGGGTTCTCGGACGAAACCTACCGAAAAGCCGGAGCGCACCTGGTGGAAACGGCGGCGGAGGTAAGTCAAGCGGCGGATCTTGTGGTCAAGGTCAAGGAGCCGGTGGAAGAAGAGTTCGGCATCTTTCGAACCGGGCAAATCCTTTTTTGCTTTCTTCACAGCGAAACACGACCTAAGCTCGTGGATATGCTTCTGGAAAAGCGACTGACGGCCATTGCCTTTGAAAACGTGCGGGAACCGGACGGGTCCTTTCCGCTGCTTCGTCCCATGAGCATTATCGCCGGGCAGCAGGCGGTCTTGCAGGGCATGCAGTTTCTGTGGAACCATCGAGGCGGTGTGGGCAAAAGCCTTGTGGCTTATCCCGGCCTGGAAACACCCGTGGTCGTGGTTTTAGGGGCCGGCGAAGCAGGCCGACAGGCGGCTCGAGTAGCTTCGGCTTTGGGATGCCGCGTGCATGTCTTTGAGATCAACCAACGGAGCATCCGATTCTTTTCGGAAAATGCTCCTTCAAATGTTCATCTTCACAATCCGAACGTGGTGGACCTGGCCCCCTATGTCATGACAGCGGACATGGTTATCAACACGGCCACCGTCCCTCCTCAAAGTGATCGTCATCTCATTGACCGAAATCTGCTGCGGCGCATGAAAAAGGGCAGCATCATCGTGGATGTGACGGCCAATCTTCGAGGAGCGGTGGAAACTATCGATCGTTACACCACTCACACCGATCCTGTCTGGGAAGTGGACGGAATCCTTCATTATGCGGTGACCAATATTCCGGGAACGGTGGCTCAGACGGCTTCCCAGGCTTTGGCGTTGGAGGTTTTTCCGTACTTGAGGGTCCTTGCGGATCATGGTATTCCTGAAGCGTTTCGGCGCCACCCGTCCTTATTAGAAGGCGTTACTGCCATAAACGGGCTGCTCACCTGGCACGAGGCAGGCACGTTTCAGAAGCGTCCTTGGATGCCTCCGCAAGAGGCCTTGAATCGGCTCTAG
- a CDS encoding FAD-dependent oxidoreductase, translating to MATQKSDVVIVGGGVMGLMTAYYLVREGASVTVLEKGRLPAGSSYGNAGLIVPSHLQPLCSPGNVKEGLRHLLHPTGPFSISLSPNPRRLLWLGRFLRHSTQAHVHYAVGVYRELADRSLELHDALARSAASAYEYARDGLLCLYETQEAFMAAARDAEELSRVGRPARVLEAREVRERVPAVGRSIIGGVLQEPDGRLNPAAFVSWLGNQVRHGQGRILEETEVYGASFSGSAVRELKTTRGPIKADQFVLTAGAWTGRVAATVGHPLPVEAAKGFSITYEKPEGTLSLPLLLEEARVAVTPFADTLRLAGVLELSGLDDALSARRIDAMERDFLRTLPGLAPLKVKEVWRGFRPCTPDGLPMIGRLKRPHNVVVATGHATKGIFLGPVTGFMVAHIVSGTEQDPHLLKALNPDR from the coding sequence ATGGCGACGCAAAAATCTGATGTGGTGATTGTGGGGGGTGGTGTGATGGGTCTTATGACCGCCTACTATCTCGTAAGGGAGGGTGCGAGCGTGACGGTACTCGAAAAGGGGCGGTTGCCCGCGGGAAGTTCTTACGGCAATGCGGGCCTGATTGTTCCAAGCCATCTTCAACCCCTGTGTTCTCCGGGAAACGTCAAGGAAGGTTTACGTCACCTGCTCCATCCCACTGGCCCTTTTTCCATCAGCCTCTCTCCGAATCCCCGGCGCCTGCTATGGCTCGGTCGGTTTTTACGTCACAGCACGCAAGCCCATGTGCACTATGCCGTCGGAGTCTACCGGGAACTGGCGGACCGAAGTCTGGAACTTCACGACGCCTTGGCTCGATCTGCCGCATCGGCGTACGAATACGCTCGAGACGGGCTTTTGTGCCTTTATGAAACCCAGGAAGCCTTCATGGCGGCGGCCAGGGATGCGGAAGAACTGTCCCGAGTCGGCCGCCCGGCCCGTGTGCTGGAGGCTCGAGAGGTTCGGGAAAGGGTTCCTGCCGTGGGAAGATCCATTATCGGAGGTGTCTTGCAGGAACCTGACGGCCGTTTGAATCCGGCGGCTTTCGTCTCTTGGTTAGGAAACCAAGTCCGCCACGGTCAAGGACGCATTCTGGAAGAAACAGAGGTTTACGGGGCGTCGTTTTCGGGTTCGGCGGTAAGGGAGCTCAAGACCACCAGGGGGCCTATCAAGGCCGACCAGTTTGTCTTGACGGCCGGAGCCTGGACGGGACGTGTGGCCGCCACGGTAGGGCATCCTCTTCCTGTGGAAGCCGCCAAGGGGTTCAGTATCACTTACGAAAAGCCCGAAGGGACCTTGTCCTTGCCTCTTCTTTTGGAAGAGGCACGCGTGGCCGTCACCCCGTTTGCCGATACCCTGCGGCTTGCGGGAGTTTTGGAATTGTCCGGCCTTGACGATGCCCTTTCGGCTCGACGCATCGATGCCATGGAACGCGACTTCCTGAGAACCTTGCCGGGACTGGCCCCTCTCAAAGTCAAGGAAGTCTGGCGTGGATTTCGTCCTTGCACACCGGACGGCTTGCCTATGATCGGACGGCTGAAGCGGCCCCACAATGTGGTGGTGGCCACGGGGCACGCCACCAAAGGCATCTTTCTCGGACCTGTGACCGGCTTCATGGTGGCCCATATCGTGAGCGGCACGGAACAAGACCCGCATCTGCTCAAGGCTCTGAATCCTGACCGATAA